Genomic segment of Falco peregrinus isolate bFalPer1 chromosome 5, bFalPer1.pri, whole genome shotgun sequence:
TAAactttatttcctgtattaaagtctatttttaaaaatttctaatAGATTGAGTTAGTCTGTTCAGTTTTGCCTTATAGAAAGATGTTTCAAGAAGAtaatgctttggtttttttctttgaaaaacaatgGTAAATGTTTAATTCTAGTAATGTTCAAACACTTAAATGTCAAGGTAAGTTTTCACCCTCCCTTCAtaaaatttaattgtttttcctAGAGGATTATAGACTGTACCCCTAAAGCACGACTTAAGTCAGTAACTTTTCAGTATACTTTTGCAAAACTTGTAGAACTTTCATAAGTAGCATTTTCTAGCCAACCTTCATATATTTCAGCTAGATAGACAAGTTGTATCTAAGTACTGCTCTACATACCAGCACTTTCACTTGGAAGGGCAGCAGATTATGATATTAGTAATCTGTCTTCACGGGGGAACAAGCTTCTTGTTCTTACAGTGCTCTtgaacaaaaaatgtattttctgatgACACCTGTTATACACGGCAACAACTGGTAACTGTAAAGCgaaacacagccctgtgcaATAAGGATGCATTACTGCACTCAGCCTACAGCAGAACTGGGTTACAAGAGAATTCTAACCAAGAGGCCCTGCAGCTGTTCAACAAATTAAGCATTTAGAATAAACACCTGACAGAAACCATCTTCTTCCTACgcatctgttttcttcctatTAAAGGTCtgatttctgtgttcttttctttaatagatggttttatttttcccctaaatGTATGTTGAAGCACAGTCCTCCTAAGCAGAGTATCACATGCAGACAGACTCATGCAGTTTAAACCTGCTAAAACAGCCTAGTCATCAGAATTAAGCTGACGTCATCTGATCCGATACAATCTTTGAAAGTCTGGTAACTGAACTTCATTACTCCTAACCACTTCAAGGACAAGAATGGTTCTTCATCAAAACCCAGGAAAAGAAACTATAGGTAACAAACCACAGCTCAGCATCCACAACAAACAGACATACAGGCAAAGACTGCAATGAATCAAGCAGTTGGGAATCCTTTTAAATTAGAAAGCAGTAATAAACCCATATTCATACACATGTATCTCTGACCATGTAACACTCAGCCCGTCACTACATTAACATAAAGCCCTTTGTCTAAACATCTTACACTGAGGACCATATACAAGctgtattaataaaaatgacagcttGAGTTCAAACCTGTTAAAAACCATTAAATGGAACAGCTGGCACAATAGCTACGGGGATATATCAGCCAATAATAACCAGTACTCAACACTacaactgtaagaaaaaaacaacttaccTATAGAAAAGGCGATGGGCAGCCAGCTATAAAAAGGCACAGGAATCTTGATGAGTTTTAAGGGCCAGACTGGGAAAAGCACAGTAGGAAAAACTAGAGCACAGCCATGCCCATGCTCACTTGAGGGAGCTATAAGGAACTtaacaataacaaaattaatGTGGAAGTCATACAGTCTGATccccaaaataaacattttgcacAATTTTAGAATGAGATTGCTTTTGCAAAGATGGGATCAATTTACCTTAGTTTCAATCACTTGCTATGGTATTTACGTACAAAGGAAACACACTTCATAGATCAGGACTAGAATCATTGCCATTTACCAGAGGTTTGTGTCAACATGTTaaaatcagcttttatttttgaagtccaccactttaaaaaaacgTTTTAGTGTTCACTGGCAGTTAGAACGACTTTGCATAGTGAAATAATACTTGAAAAattcatctttcaaaaaaagattCAATTTTGCAGAATTCTGCAAGAAAGACACAAAACTGGTTGGGAAGAGTTTTCATGCAAGAAGGGGTAGttgagaaaattaattcacaggataagaaaacaaacccaaaaaccccgccccagaacaaaacccaagcagCACTTAATTACAGTACATTGCTGGGCAAGGTTTGCATGGTGCGAGCACCAGCTGAAGTTGTATCTTGTTCTTAGAAACTGTTTCTTTCCGTAGCTGATgaaagaaactgtttctttccGTAGGATGCTCCTCCAGAAGACTTGTAGCGAAGAGCAGAACCCCCAACCGGCAGAAATGAACTATTAAAAGTGCTACTTTGTGGAGATCCTggctttctgcagtgctgctgaagtAGCATCTTCTGTCACACAGGTGAAGCGAGTCTCGTTTGGACCTGCGCATTTCAGAACGGCACCTGAATAAGTGTATCACCTTGTGCTCCAGAAGGCAAGGACTGCTCTGTAATACAAGTTGGctaaaaaaaagttctgcttGGCTCCAGAAGTTTCCTGAGAAAATGCCATCAGTTATTGAAATTGATTCTATTTTGCTTCATAGGCTTCTGAATGTCTGCGGATCAGGCTGAACTTGCCTGTAGGGTCAGGGACATACCACTTCTCCCAGACTTCAGCGTATGAAGCTGTTCTTCCCCATGGTTTGAAATGTCCATTCCAATGGAGCAGCTTGGCAGCTTTCACAAACTGGGGCGAGTACCTTTTTCCAGCACTAGacccttttatttaaaaagaagcattaGTGTCTGAAATAAAGGCAGCAGAAACACCAACATGCAATATTTTGACTTCgattttaacaaagaaaatcttGGCATTTATGGAGAAAGGAGGTAATATAGGAGGCAGACATCAGGGCAAAGGGAAAAACATCATAGCTGCAAATGAATGTCACTTTGATCTGTCTCAGTACTGCCTTCACTTCCAGGTTCTTTAACagcacacccacccacccaccgcCCTTAACACCCAGATGTATTCAGCAGCCTGTGTACTGTTCAttggaaagaaaacccaagaaatcTCTCCCAGTATTGGAGTTTCACCAGTATCAGAACAGAAAGTCTGTTCCTCTCAGTAGTCTTGGAAGAAACACCTAGGATCATTTCAGATACAATACTATAcgcagaacaagaaaaagaaaatgagaagtcaTTTGAGAATAAGTCCATTCAAGAACTATCCCCCTAGcagttcaaaaataaaacagaaaggatCAGGCCCCCAAGCCCCAACATGTTAttgcaaagcagcatttcttaAAGAACAAGGTATAAAATAGAGGAAGAAAAGATCCATTTCCTGCATCATCAACTAGGTGTCCAGCTACAGAtgtgtggaaaaaaacacactggGGGAGCAGTGTCACAGATGTTTCATACATACCAAGATGCCGGACATTCCACATGGGATCAATACTGGAATGTTGCTTGTAAAATACAATTAGCAGTGGAGGTGTCGTGATGCTGCCAGCCAGAGTCCTACTGTAGAGTTCCTCTCTGGAAAAGATGATGAAAAGAAGTTGGGAAAGGATGATTGTGTGGCCCTGAATCAGTTGATTTTTCACTTGCAGCTGCATGACAGGAAtccacagatacacacacagccCTTCATTTAACATGCCATCACCAGAACCCAACCCTTGACCTGCTGTCGCCTCAAGCTTGAAGCTACTTACGCTACATTAAGTGCCATCCACTTCTCCAATTGCTTAGTGATGTTCTGTAATTTCCATTCTGTCAAATTGGCAACAAAAACTCCTGGATTGAAAGAGCAGGTATTGGCTTTCATGGCAAGCTTTCggatggtttcttttttgtaatcTAAAAACCCAATGTAATTATactgggggggggaaggaaaagagagtaGAAACTGGCTTAAAATATGGTCAAATTACTAGTTGAAGAAAAATTTTGCACAATTCCCAACAGACAAGCATTACTTGAAGTTGTTAAAGCAAATGCCCCTTCctttaaaataagagaaagcAAGCCTACAAGGACTAACATTgttaaaatatgattttataaaCTACATATTTTAAGGAATGCTGCATGGTCTTAATAATACCATATTAATAATATAGCACCACTCCcagaaaaagtactttttatagactcacaaatgaaaaattctcCTTCTGATGTTCTAAGATCGCCTGCTGTTCCACACTAGGAACCACTCTCAttataaaacacagcaaaaatctGAAGTGCCTTTACTGTGCCTAAACAGAAACTGCAGGTGGGATTTGTAACACAAACATCAGAGTAAATTTATTTGGGTAGGGAGAGCCACACCTTTAGGTTCACTGCATTTGGAAATCAACCTGCAAGAACATCAAAACTGACTGCCTGTTTCCAAAGTCTGGGATCTATAGTGTTGTCACTGCAGAATCAGAATAAAACTAACCTGATTGCCTGCTCCACGGACAGCAACTTTATTAGTGGTTGAGTCACAATCATctgaaaatgcagctgcatGTCCAGGTTTCAATGGAGTGTTGTAAAGTTCAAGAATATCAtctggaaaatgaaagtaagcacagaaaaattaaaagcaatccTGACTAAGTGCTGAGGGACTTCTTGTTCAGGCCATGGctacagcaaataaaaccacTCAAGTTTAGTCCAACTCATTCATCTTTACAAAGGTTTTATATCTTTCCTTGAAGCAGAAGTGTTTGATTACTGTATGCGATTACATACCGACCTCAGCATAAAGCCAGTGGCAAAAGGCTAAGAAAAGGTCTCATACCTTGCACTATTACATCATCATCCACATAGATGGCCTTCTCCACATGAGGCACCAAACTGGGCAAGTAGAATCTTGCAAAGGTTAACTGTGAGAACAAGAAAGCAAGAGGAGGgaagaattaaatgaaaaattgtcCAAATAAATATGAAACTGACTGATACTCCTGGCACTTAACTATGGCCCTGATGTCCAAGACAACTTCTATCAAGGAAGTAAAATAGGCAGCGATATCCtagaagttatttaaaataaacaaattccATCGGTTCTTGGTTTCCTATGAATCTGTGCATTGGATAAACTAACTTTAAAACTATATTAGAATTTCTTATTTCTCCACGTGTATCTGTAGTATCTCTCAGGTGCTGGCATGCTTGACATGCAAGCTCCTGTGTCTCACTGCAACTAGCAGCAACAAATGGTACTAAGCATGCATACGTAGATATTCAAATCCATCTCTTACTATCTGGAATTTCTTCTTACTGAAATTTAGGATTTTGATTATAAAAGACTGCTTCTATGCTAACAGATTTGGTTTTGATCTCTAGTTCCTTTCAAAAGCCAGTATCAAAATATGTTGTTGCTAACTAATAATTGCAAAAAGTAATCAACATCATCCTCACTGGTTTTAAGGTGTCTGCCTTTTGAGGATCCACTTGTACTTTTCCTTCTAAGACACGAGGGTCAAAATCCAAAATTCGGTATCTCAAATTTTTCAGAGCAGTGTTACTCAGCCACAGcctgcaaacagaagaaaggcacAGATCTTGTTAAATGagacaaaaatcaaatgaaaagcaagagatCTGACTGACAGTGACACAGATCTTGATCCAGCCACTCGCTTCCCTACCCAAGAAACACACATGTAGAATGCAATGTATGGCTGATTGCCCTGGTTTCAATCATgatagagttatttttcttcttactagctggtgcagtgctgtgtttcggATTTGGTATGAGGACACTGTTGACAACATGGTTTTAGTTGTtactgggtaatgtttataccaagtcaaggacttttcagtttttcagcccTTGAAAGCaagagggctggcagggcacaagaaactgggaggggacacagccaggacagctgacccgaactaaccaaaggggtattccataaaaaaaaagtggtatcAGAAGTGGGATTTGAACCCACACCTCCCCACGGAGGCCAGAacacccagcccaccacaggaaGGTACGGAGGACAATGAAACATCACGCACAGTATATAAACcggggggagctggccaggcCCTGCCGACCACTGCtgagggactggctgggcatcagtcagcaggtgatgagcagttgtgttgtgcatcacttgctttcttctttcccctccctttggattttattcctctccccttctccctccttctcatTATAATTATtgttagggatttttttttcccctgctattttatttattaaattgttcttatctcaacaaTCTTATCTGgagtttcacattcctttctgattctcctctccatccctctggggcCAGGGGAATaagtgagcggctgtgtggtacttagtttctggctggggttaaacaaCTGATGTCGGTGGTGTCCTGTATGACTGCAGAGGCATGCCCACTATCAGCATACCGCACAGCTGTGATACATGGAAGTATGATATTGCTTCTTATTTTACTAGAAATACACGGTGCTGTTATCACAGGTCCTTcacaaaaaatatcagtgtgaaCAAATGTGGGTAAAATAAAAGGATCAAAGAATAACctaaaaaaacagagaaacttCATTGCCAGCATTTGAATTGCTTAGATGAAATGTAGGAAGTAACTTTTACAACCCCTCCACCACCAAACTGCAGTCCCATTGGTTGGATATAACCCCACCGGAAAAGATGGCTCTCTTCCATCCCTGAAACATTACCATAGAGAATGACCGAAGGACTCCCCACACCAGCCTTGTCAAAAAGCTgcacgcagcagcagcagatagGACTGCAATTTAGAGGAGTGCAGTTCTAGGAAAAAGTCAGCTCTTCCACTTTTCAGAGATAAGTTTTACAGTATTGTGGGAATCAAATGAAAAGATCATTACCTCAAGTGATCCACAGTATCATTCAAAGTAACAATATGGAAAACCACATTGGATCTGGTGTGTTGGTAAATACTGTTCATGGCTGCAATTGCACCCCCAAGCCTCTCATCTGATGCTGCAATGACCACAGAAATCTCCTTATCATTCCGTTCATCTGCCAGCCTCTGGGGAACCGCAGGTATGAAATCTATGGGCTGAAGTCCTAATGGATTTGAATCTGTGGAGTACAAATGGCATCCCATACTTGTTTTAGGCAAATGAAACACAGACATTATTACCACACTAAAATTCCCAACACCTTCAATTATTTCTACTATGCAAGCACTTGGATGTCTCAGCTGAGGTGTGGATTATAGCACCTGCTCTTGAGAATCCAAGATGTCAATGAATAGGAAAACATCACACTTGCAGATAAACTACATACATTTAACCATACATATTCACACAGCACAAGGTACTAAAATGAGGCTTAAACTACAGCAGGTCCCACTTGCCTTTGGTCCCCTCTGACGTGCCGATAATCTCACTGACCTCCCCCTCCCATTTACCCTAACCACCTTCTAAGTCTTGTCCACATCAcccttccctctttttcttaTACATTCTTTCCCTCTTAGGTAGGAAccaatgaagaaaacagaaattctaAATTAAAGTCACTGTTGcacattttttcccaaagatCATCAAGGCACAAAGTACAGCACAAACAGCCCATGTTTATTTCAGGGATCACAGATCACACTACATTATCTAAGATGAAGCCACAAAAATTTACACTCTTAGGGTGCAGATAGGAAAATGAGAGATCAGCATTGAAATTTATTACTAGACCACATGACATGTAAAAGCTGGCAAACTGCCCACTACCCACACTTTTTATAACACCACTGGTACCTTTCAGATGATCTAGACTATTACATATTAGTTGATTTCAGGTAATTTGAGGAACATGGCAAACAGGGGCTTGGCAGTTTGTGAGCAGCAGTTTGCTGTTCACAAAGCAGGGCTTATGCATCTGTTTGCCATTTCCTGATGACAGAGCTCAACAGCTTTGACTTCAACTGATTCCTGGTTAAGGCCTGTCAGGCTCCTATTCAACTGCTGTTGGGGTAGGAGTTGTACAGGCGCTTTCAGCAATGACAGCTCCCAGGAGTGGCAGACTGGGACTTGGTACTTAATGGGGACATGGAAAGGCTCTGTGAGACCAGATGTGGTTCTTAAAAGCAGACTCCCCAAAATGAAAAGGCTGTTAAGTAAACTGAAACATATCTTAATGACTTAAAGCCAGAAGGAATCCTCACTGCTATCTCGCCTGGCTtcctgacaaagaaaaaagtcacaGGACAGCAAGAACAGACAAGCCCATCAAGCTGAAGTTTCTTGAGTATGAGAACAGGAAAAGACGCACTCATAAAAGAGTACAAAAAATATATCTTCTTATGCAAATGACTGATTATTATCATACACGCTATTTTAGCAATGTGGTGGTTTCTGTCTGGCCAGCACATGTGCTTTCCCaccaatctttttaaaaaaaggaaaactttaaaaaaattagaataaaacTCAACATACCTGACAATTCCCGCTTCAAGAAGTCACTGAGGCCTAGGAAGTTATGATGAAGAACTAGCAAAAATATGACAACAGCCACTATAAGGATGGAAATGTTCACtgaaaatttagaagaaaaaagtttatcAATATAACCAGAGCAAGATTGGGAAACTCGGAAAAATACAACAGagatatattattttatatgcattagacatacacacatacacatacctTTCCTTAATGTcatttttctcttattattttACCTATTAGCATAAGGTTCCTGCAAacctgcaagagaaaaaaaacagcagtCACCCTCTACCTCCAGTGCATGCCTATGCAAGGCAAAACCCATGATCACCAGAAGTGTGAAAACAAATTCCGAACGCCATGTATGTTTCCTTCtcttaaaaagataaaactgtatgtcacatttgaaaaatgtgtttattcctctccccttctccttccttctcattataattattgttattattgtttgggatttttcttcccctcctatttattaatttgtatataaaaaaagtacGGTATCTCAGTAAGTACGCAGTGACAATGATGTGtctaaagaaaaattcagagatAAAAAGGGAGACATGCAGATCTTGCCACTTACttcactgacagaaaaaaaccccaccaaactcCTCCTGCCAGTCAGAAGTGATTTGAAAAGAATCTGGAAGATTACATCTAGTTACTTTGCTGTTGAACTGATTTAATTAACTGAACCAAAAGCATCCCAGCAATAAGGCAAATTATATGTTTCTTTCCACACTTAACTACCAGCAAGATTATGGTAGGCTTGTAAGATTTTACCAAACAGCATTACACACTTTCAAAACCATTAAATCCCCTACATAAAATGTAACAGAGTATCAGCTAAAGTgccatcaaaaaaaaataatcacagaagtATGAAAGAAGGTACTACACCACCATGTTATAAGAGGTGGTAAAGCCACAATACAACGATGCAATTTTGGCATGCACCTGAACTCACTTATTATTTAATGTTGAATAATAATCATAATAGTAAcgtttaataataaataatagcaAGATAAAATagtaacataaaataaataataaaaaaataaataacgTTAAATAAGGGAAATCTGAACAAGAACTACGCATCCTGGCGCGTGAAGTAGCTTTCACATAACCCACGGAAAGCACACGCACCATAACAACATTCCAGCAAGTGGCAGTTCTGTATTAAAACCCTTGCAAAATCTCCCCAAACTAAACCACCACAAACTGTGCTGTGGCTGTTAGGTGCGGCCGACTTCACCACCACCGTTCCGCTGTTGCGTTTCTCCCGGGGGAACGATCCATGCGTCGAATGTAAACAAGCGCCAGGGGCAcagccccgccggggccggggtTACCGCAGGCAGCCGCAGCGCTCCGCAGAACGAAGCGCGCAGCGCGCTGGCGGTGCCGGCGGCAGCGGTGCGGAGGGTGCGCACACACCTGCGGCTCCTGCCCACACTGCAGCCACCCGTGCGGAAAGCGCCGCCGGGGGCTGTCCCAGAAACGGCTGCCAGCACAAACCCGCGCCAAGTGACTCCGACACCTGCTCACGCTACGCTGCCGCCGTTCGTTACTCCGGTGAGGCGGCTCGCAGCCCCCAGGGGGTGcgcagggctgtgccccccgTCTCGCCGCAGCCCCCTGAGCCCCCGCGCCCCCTCGGGCCTCAGGCGAGCCCCCGCGCCCCCTCGAGCCCCGCCAGCTCCCCTCaccgcccgcccccgcggcaAGGCGCCCCCGCCAGCTGCCCGCCGCGATGCCCGCCAAGGTCGgtgccccgcggccccggcggggtGCGGCAGCGGCCGGCCGCTCGCGAAGAGAGCCCCAAGCCCGGGCGGGGAGGGCCGCCAGCCCGCTGCCACCTCAGCACCCGCTCCGGGCAAGCAGCCGCGCAGCCGCCCCACACCTG
This window contains:
- the GLT8D1 gene encoding glycosyltransferase 8 domain-containing protein 1, which codes for MTLRKVNISILIVAVVIFLLVLHHNFLGLSDFLKRELSDSNPLGLQPIDFIPAVPQRLADERNDKEISVVIAASDERLGGAIAAMNSIYQHTRSNVVFHIVTLNDTVDHLRLWLSNTALKNLRYRILDFDPRVLEGKVQVDPQKADTLKPLTFARFYLPSLVPHVEKAIYVDDDVIVQDDILELYNTPLKPGHAAAFSDDCDSTTNKVAVRGAGNQYNYIGFLDYKKETIRKLAMKANTCSFNPGVFVANLTEWKLQNITKQLEKWMALNVAEELYSRTLAGSITTPPLLIVFYKQHSSIDPMWNVRHLGSSAGKRYSPQFVKAAKLLHWNGHFKPWGRTASYAEVWEKWYVPDPTGKFSLIRRHSEAYEAK